The Chitinivorax sp. B genome window below encodes:
- the fliP gene encoding flagellar type III secretion system pore protein FliP (The bacterial flagellar biogenesis protein FliP forms a type III secretion system (T3SS)-type pore required for flagellar assembly.) yields MSEMKHRHVALLAVAMLFTLITFPAFAAGTGGISLPGLEIRPAGQGLDAANSVRLLLGLTVLSLVPAILVSITAFMRIIIVLSLLRHAMGMQETPPNTVLISLALFLTLFTMSPAIKEANQAGFEPYLQGKISTEQAMERGFKPFREFMVRQTREEDLALMVDISHSPQPKTIDDINNVQLIPAFMLSELRTAFQIGFMVFLPFLLVDLIVSAILMGLGMMMVPPVTISLPIKLLMFVLIDGWNILIRALLGTFQ; encoded by the coding sequence ATGTCTGAAATGAAACACCGCCACGTCGCATTGTTGGCGGTAGCCATGCTTTTCACCTTGATCACCTTTCCGGCTTTTGCCGCCGGTACTGGCGGCATCAGTCTGCCGGGGTTGGAGATCCGCCCTGCCGGTCAGGGGCTGGATGCTGCCAACTCTGTCAGATTGCTGTTGGGATTGACGGTATTAAGTCTGGTGCCGGCCATCCTGGTGTCCATCACCGCATTCATGCGCATCATTATCGTACTGTCGCTATTGCGGCACGCGATGGGTATGCAGGAAACCCCACCCAATACCGTATTGATCAGCCTTGCACTGTTCTTGACGCTGTTCACCATGTCACCCGCCATCAAAGAGGCGAATCAGGCCGGGTTCGAACCCTATCTGCAAGGTAAGATCAGTACCGAACAAGCGATGGAGCGTGGCTTCAAGCCTTTTCGTGAATTCATGGTTCGACAGACACGAGAGGAAGATCTGGCGTTGATGGTTGACATCTCACACAGTCCGCAACCCAAAACCATCGACGATATCAACAATGTGCAATTGATCCCTGCCTTCATGCTGTCGGAGTTGCGTACTGCATTTCAGATTGGTTTCATGGTTTTTCTGCCGTTTCTGCTGGTTGATCTGATCGTCTCAGCCATTTTGATGGGCCTGGGAATGATGATGGTGCCACCGGTGACCATTTCCCTACCGATCAAGTTATTGATGTTTGTACTGATCGATGGCTGGAACATTTTGATTCG